A DNA window from Trypanosoma brucei brucei TREU927 chromosome 11 chr11_scaffold01 genomic scaffold, whole genome shotgun sequence contains the following coding sequences:
- a CDS encoding aminopeptidase, putative (curated by J. Mottram), giving the protein MPATLKRQRSNSVYEESNLSSFVDSCVNFVPNVTFHTTTEGKHMAKVLTSNSAPQPHTILLLGTRQQLKSKGLSQLFPYHKPELDQLIDEIDEASFRSDGYRCGTNHELRITLGVIAGAFSRHNCPLRPDSITNIVEEAVAYAKKVKGVTAASGALDIYCCEAENVLCVAAAVARGANQSFSAKNGYAEKSYWNRGIPVRVVFAPDTRKQSLSEASDTFACGKREYLDAAALSIQLCQRLVDSPCNLLDTTTFTEIAAGHIAKLKNKLKRNVSIDIISGEDLREKGYGGIYGVGKAAEYPPHLVTLSYEPNAAGGSGINPQEKLAFVGKGIVYDTGGLSIKPTTGMCGMKHDMGGAAAVFCGFIGLAMIGVPHRISSILCLADNAVGPRSQRNDDIVRMRSGKTVEINNTDAEGRLVLGDGVYHASALLPYTPDVIVDMATLTGAQGIATGRYHAALYASSEEIENRVLQAGRRCGDLCFPVVFCPEFQCPEFRSSVADSRNSVLNRSNAQVSCAGYFVGSHIDSKYKGDWAHVDLAAPATRGDATGFGVTLLLQTFAASLFGTA; this is encoded by the coding sequence ATGCCTGCAACCCTCAAGCGGCAACGCAGCAACTCGGTTTATGAGGAAAGCAACTTGTCGAGCTTTGTTGACAGTTGCGTTAACTTTGTGCCAAATGTAACGTTTCACACCACAACTGAAGGAAAGCATATGGCCAAAGTTCTCACCTCCAACAGCGCACCTCAACCCCACACTATTCTTCTTCTTGGAACTCGCCAGCAGCTGAAAAGTAAAGGACTCAGCCAGTTATTCCCGTACCACAAACCTGAGCTAGATCAACTAATCGACGAAATCGACGAGGCAAGCTTCAGGAGTGATGGCTACCGGTGTGGCACTAACCACGAGTTACGTATTACACTTGGAGTCATAGCAGGAGCCTTCTCCCGCCATAACTGTCCTCTTCGGCCCGACTCCATCACCAACATTGTGGAGGAAGCCGTGGCATATGCCAAGAAAGTAAAGGGTGTCACAGCAGCCTCAGGTGCGCTCGATATTTACTGTTGCGAAGCCGAAAACGTGCTTTGCGTGGCGGCTGCCGTTGCGCGTGGCGCCAATCAAAGTTTTTCTGCAAAGAATGGTTACGCTGAGAAGTCGTACTGGAATCGTGGCATTCCTGTCCGAGTCGTGTTTGCCCCAGACACGCGAAAGCAGAGCCTCAGCGAGGCAAGTGACACTTTTGCATGTGGAAAGCGGGAATACCTCGATGCGGCAGCTCTCTCCATTCAGCTTTGTCAACGCTTGGTTGATTCTCCTTGCAACCTACTGGACACAACGACTTTCACGGAGATCGCTGCTGGACACATCGCTAAACTGAAAAATAAGTTGAAGCGCAACGTTTCCATTGACATCATCAGTGGAGAGGATCTGCGGGAAAAAGGATATGGTGGAATTTATGGTGTTGGAAAGGCAGCGGAATATCCACCGCACTTGGTAACGTTGTCCTACGAGCCCAATGCGGCCGGGGGCAGCGGCATAAATCCCCAAGAAAAATTGGcctttgttggaaagggtaTTGTATACGACACTGGCGGTCTCTCCATTAAACCCACGACGGGCATGTGTGGGATGAAGCACGATATGGGCGGTGCGGCTGCTGTCTTTTGTGGGTTTATTGGACTTGCAATGATCGGCGTCCCTCACCGTATTTCGTCCATTCTGTGCCTTGCTGACAATGCTGTTGGACCCCGCTCTCAGCGCAATGACGATATTGTGCGGATGAGATCAGGGAAAACTGTGGAGATCAATAACACAGATGCTGAAGGTCGACTGGTACTTGGCGATGGAGTTTACCACGCCTCGGCTCTTCTGCCTTATACACCTGATGTTATTGTGGACATGGCGACGCTTACGGGAGCTCAGGGTATTGCCACTGGCCGCTATCATGCCGCATTATATGCCAGTAGTGAGGAAATTGAAAACCGCGTCCTTCAGGCGGGACGCCGCTGCGGTGACCTCTGTTTCCCTGTTGTTTTCTGTCCAGAATTCCAGTGCCCCGAGTTCAGAAGCAGTGTAGCAGACAGCCGTAACTCCGTGCTGAATCGCTCGAATGCACAAGTTAGCTGCGCCGGTTACTTTGTTGGGAGTCACATAGACAGCAAATACAAGGGGGATTGGGCACACGTCGACCTCGCAGCACCTGCTACCCGCGGTGACGCCACAGGTTTCGGTGTAACATTACTCCTACAAACCTTTGCAGCCTCACTCTTTGGGACAGCATAA
- a CDS encoding hypothetical protein (GPI-Anchor Signal predicted for Tb11.02.0080 by DGPI v2.04, no cleavage site predicted) yields MCGAHSCKVRVGNMCDCEVVGYEVPGKKRILLHLLPLFSLFPFSSSIAPLCKRSLLLFPFVFCLNCNYLLMVDSTAEQTKRTCVFYTLVPALFLNFSTRSLLRLLILLFFSFFNVAGRRTLLTRLCCCFHLPFHASPLPLPKVMGAEGKMMLTNEVRKPRRRKEKKEDEIMVIAILTTAVNELATFS; encoded by the coding sequence atgTGTGGGGCTCATTCGTGCAAAGTCCGCGTTGGGAATATGTGTGACTGTGAAGTTGTGGGATATGAAGTTCccggaaagaaaagaattttaCTGCACCTTCTTCCAttgttctctcttttccctttctcttcctccattgCACCCCTCTGCAAGCGGTCGctacttttgtttccttttgttttttgtttgaattGCAACTATTTGCTGATGGTGGATAGCACTGCGGAGCAGACGAAACGCACATGTGTTTTCTATACACTCGTACCTGCactttttcttaatttttctACTAGGTCTCTTCTTCGGTTGctcattctcctttttttttcattttttaatgttgCCGGCCGGCGGACTTTGCTGACGAGGTTATGCTGTTGTTTCCACTTACCGTTTCACGCTTCTCCCTTACCTCTCCCGAAAGTGATGGGTGCAGAGGGGAAAATGATGCTGACGAATGAAGTACGTAAACcgagaagaaggaaggaaaagaaagaagatgaaataaTGGTTATAGCCATATTAACAACAGCAGTAAACGAGCTCGCAACGTTTTCATAA
- a CDS encoding kinesin, putative, producing MSKPRDAEEGHVTVCVRARPLNEREKRLNSPICLQFQNGKTVSIYKSSVPNGAAADAGCDAAGGKCFSFDRAFDSNDSQTTVYEYLGIPVLQATIKGFNACVFAYGQSGSGKSYSMMGPSGGRDVVVDPGIIPRLSRGLFEMVAKEVAENEREREAARSSGVEENALPPQLNITVLVSYMEIYQERVNCLLNPKCENLKVREHKVLGVYVEGISEVQVDSEESMMQVMHGGNQSRHIAATNMNDRSSRSHAIFSITVIQKRMGKVKDGTVSCTELRAKVNLVDLAGSERAKSTGAEGGTLREGANINKSLTVLGQVISALADIGKSKPDAGGRRHVPYRDSTLTFILKESLGGNSKTFMLSTLSPAAANYDETMSTLRYADRAKSIVTRAVVNAAAGDKRIRELEEEVQQLREKMKHYEELALRGGVMPDLANPGGLPNSTGGGHGPASNMEDLESSIPSMTPRRPHDAAVLLSKLEQAEELIKQLTKAEGKQQEAPRPTHPTIKLDRNEPFILNMEGVGDWVVEHLVAGTTYLGTEEPTPGSEWRSITVSGEGTSGVAPRHCCFVRQGNGCVLLRPLEGNLTYINDEQEPISRDVPLMSGTVVCIGDEFLQFKFTDPTAPSMTARRRPMRSAEGTILSPRFKSISESSVPSLRIPAPTQSVGVGITTVAATNSPRGGIASSAANTGNGGSAVPVVPPITAGSGVSPFVPALQLKDVLQHQAQTNTYRPPTHKDPVAADVRPTSVRLPRTAKGVGRSRIGAGEGMERIRAVKTARRLKLRDDEYNVIYRHTFLVLGCGSCGKTSFRENLHKQDKWYSIFTSDQKNLRPSFGVESTTISSTGEYPSVEMNVMELGGTGCFSLLQGLLPTRRATYVLCFSLLQSVPFEGLLPFLEFILSHTTTRDTSVVLVGTYLDRSPLKSSKLAQHFSELEMQVNNYFRTLQVVGDMRPSIAGCFAVDNVNRTVFAPMFERLRKFPDLLSWFGDQAIRRCRNDADFPNAQVPKLLLSLGKRTKEINREGKWCVAFGEFKSVANALDNRYSDNLDDLHRHIQLLMSWGVLHHHYRHRAMRKYVIVDTPWVFRVVATLSCCSTVTPKLPGNDSSLRSVPLVLCREVMQSMRKSLPFDVDAVLIEDVCGALLQGVLTMRTALALFDGVLKEKGYGFAQLGGLLELLRSYDFIIMGSRLQYSFFNDENTSVQSSPTNAGKDMREVGSGLGRKKSAGPSGGPESEHFVLIPSCFMNPTPSSFCMHVPSFLHGPFYRFTLNMVPHNFFSRIVSRVAHCAKKVYLGPATARCVKLEDLVWNPNSQDDGKGGNRVGSNVNGSSNNTKGTEPSVVATNSVYVVGSSQFWENTMWVISSPGSRALLRMVQRSLFVTFHDMENSDEFYDGLRHVIRNILYESPGVTCQESILCLRRALEDGEKAEEVHGDLTYWRHVDENVNSLEKIKQREATALMTPRGTTPRLSMKGRAGGTMEIERSRQGGSRAGVKNGSGNSDEEDELNDVVIPFVRNHTEPIDVEAALRRVCSDSLLTDNALNELKTALQAMKEARSCGDHSGECCALDRLVDVLAQT from the coding sequence ATGTCGAAGCCACGCGATGCGGAGGAGGGGCATGTGACCGTTTGCGTGCGTGCCCGACCTCTCAACGAGCGGGAGAAGCGTCTCAACTCACCCATTTGCCTACAGTTCCAAAATGGAAAAACGGTTAGTATTTACAAGTCAAGTGTCCCCAACGGTGCGGCGGCTGACGCAGGGTGTGATGCGGCGGGGGGAAAGTGCTTCAGCTTCGACCGAGCTTTTGACAGCAACGACAGCCAAACAACTGTGTACGAGTATCTTGGTATCCCCGTTCTCCAGGCAACCATTAAAGGTTTCAATGCATGTGTTTTCGCATATGGCCAGTCTGGAAGCGGGAAGAGCTACTCCATGATGGGTCCTTCGGGTGGCCGTGATGTAGTGGTTGACCCCGGTATTATTCCCCGACTTTCCAGGGGTCTTTTTGAGATGGTTGCGAAGGAAGTGGCGGAGAACGAGCGGGAACGAGAGGCGGCGCGCTCATCAGGCGTTGAGGAAAATGCACTTCCACCGCAGTTGAACATTACAGTTCTCGTGAGCTACATGGAAATATACCAGGAGCGTGTCAACTGCCTTCTTAATCCAAAGTGTGAGAACCTCAAAGTCCGCGAGCACAAGGTGTTGGGTGTATATGTTGAAGGTATTTCGGAGGTGCAAGTGGATTCTGAGGAGAGTATGATGCAAGTGATGCACGGAGGAAATCAAAGTCGTCACATTGCAGCAACAAATATGAATGACCGTTCAAGTAGATCTCACGCCATATTCTCAATCACAGTAATCCAGAAGCGTATGGGGAAGGTAAAAGATGGTACGGTGTCATGCACAGAGCTCCGTGCAAAAGTTAACCTGGTGGACCTTGCAGGAAGTGAGAGGGCAAAGTCTACGGGTGCAGAAGGTGGCACATTGCGTGAGGGAgcaaatataaacaaatCTCTGACGGTTTTAGGTCAGGTGATTAGTGCCTTAGCAGACATCGGAAAAAGCAAGCCGGATGCTGGTGGACGAAGACACGTCCCGTATCGTGACTCCACCTTAACATTTATCCTTAAGGAGTCTCTCGGCGGGAACAGTAAAACGTTCATGTTGTCTACGCTCAGCCCGGCAGCGGCAAACTACGACGAAACGATGAGCACGCTGCGCTATGCGGATCGTGCTAAGTCTATCGTCACCCGTGCAGTTGTAAACGCCGCAGCAGGGGATAAGAGAATACGTGAGTTGGAAGAAGAGGTACAGCAACTGCGAGAGAAGATGAAGCACTACGAGGAACTTGCTCTTCGGGGAGGAGTAATGCCAGATTTAGCAAATCCTGGTGGGTTACCCAATTCCACTGGGGGCGGCCACGGCCCCGCCAGTAACATGGAGGATCTAGAGAGTAGCATCCCCTCCATGACACCACGAAGGCCACATGACGCTGCTGTTTTGTTATCAAAATTGGAGCAGGCGGAAGAACTTATAAAGCAACTCACCAAAGCGGAAGGGAAACAGCAAGAGGCACCAAGGCCAACGCACCCAACAATTAAGTTAGACCGTAATGAGCCCTTTATTCTAAATATGGAAGGTGTAGGGGATTGGGTGGTTGAGCACCTTGTGGCTGGAACCACATACCTTGGAACAGAAGAGCCAACACCAGGGAGCGAGTGGCGGAGCATCACAGTGAGTGGAGAGGGAACCAGCGGAGTCGCTCCACGGCACTGTTGCTTCGTTCGCCAGGGAAATGGTTGTGTGTTACTTCGACCTCTGGAGGGCAACCTCACGTACATTAATGACGAACAGGAACCAATATCGAGGGACGTCCCGTTAATGAGTGGTACCGTGGTGTGCATTGGAGATGAATTTCTGCAGTTCAAGTTCACAGACCCCACAGCGCCGTCGATGACTGCGCGGCGTCGTCCTATGCGCTCGGCGGAGGGTACAATACTCTCACCTCGTTTTAAAAGCATCTCCGAAAGCTCCGTACCTAGCTTGAGAATCCCTGCACCAACACAAAGTGTGGGTGTTGGTATCACTACCGTTGCCGCCACTAACAGTCCGAGAGGAGGCATCGCGTCTAGTGCCGCTAATACTGGTAATGGTGGTAGTGCAGTACCTGTTGTTCCCCCCATTACTGCGGGTAGTggtgtttccccttttgttcCAGCATTGCAGCTGAAAGATGTTCTGCAACACCAGGCCCAAACAAACACCTATCGCCCGCCAACTCACAAAGACCCAGTGGCGGCCGACGTCCGACCCACGTCAGTTCGTTTACCAAGGACTGCAAAGGGAGTAGGGAGAAGTCGTATTGGTGCTGGCGAAGGTATGGAGCGAATTCGTGCAGTGAAGACGGCAAGGAGGTTAAAACTCAGAGACGACGAATACAATGTTATTTATCGTCACACCTTCCTTGTGCTCGGTTGCGGCAGCTGCGGGAAAACTTCTTTCCGCGAAAACTTGCACAAACAGGACAAATGGTACTCGATCTTCACTAGTGATCAAAAGAACTTGCGACCCTCCTTTGGAGTAGAGTCAACAACGATTTCAAGCACAGGGGAGTATCCGTCTGTGGAGATGAATGTGATGGAATTAGGGGGGACTGgttgcttttctcttctccagGGGCTTCTGCCAACGCGCCGTGCAACTTATGTGTTATgcttttcacttcttcagAGCGTCCCGTTCGAAGGCCTTCTGCCCTTTTTGGAGTTTATTCTTtcacacaccaccacccgaGACACTTCTGTGGTGTTGGTTGGAACTTACCTCGACCGCTCCCCGCTTAAGAGCAGTAAGTTAGCTCAACATTTCTCCGAACTTGAGATGCAAGTGAACAATTACTTTCGTACGCTGCAAGTTGTTGGAGACATGCGGCCCTCCATCGCTGGGTGCTTCGCTGTGGATAATGTTAACcgcactgtttttgcaccaATGTTTGAGCGGTTGAGGAAATTCCCTGATTTGCTTTCCTGGTTTGGGGATCAAGCTATTCGGCGCTGCCGCAATGATGCTGACTTTCCAAATGCTCAGGTTCCAAAGTTGCTGCTATCCCTTGGGAAGCGAACGAAAGAAATAAACCGTGAAGGGAAGTGGTGTGTAGCCTTTGGAGAGTTTAAATCAGTTGCCAATGCATTGGATAACCGCTACAGTGACAATTTGGACGACCTCCATCGACATATTCAACTTTTAATGAGTTGGGGTGTGTTGCATCACCACTACAGGCACCGTGCCATGAGGAAGTATGTAATTGTGGACACACCGTGGGTTTTTCGCGTCGTGGCTACCTTGTCATGCTGCTCTACTGTGACACCCAAACTCCCTGGAAATGACTCGTCTCTCCGCTCCGTGCCACTCGTCCTGTGCCGAGAGGTTATGCAAAGCATGAGAAAATCCCTTCCATTCGATGTGGATGCTGTTCTAATTGAAGATGTATGTGGAGCCTTGCTTCAGGGTGTTTTGACAATGAGGACAGCGTTAGCTCTATTCGATGGAGtactaaaggaaaagggatatGGTTTCGCACAACTAGGTGGGTTGCTGGAGTTGTTGCGCAGTTATGACTTTATCATTATGGGTAGTCGACTTCAGTACTCTTTTTTCAACGATGAAAACACAAGCGTACAGTCGTCGCCGACGAATGCTGGGAAAGACATGAGGGAAGTTGGATCCGGGCTTGGACGGAAAAAATCTGCGGGTCCCTCAGGTGGTCCCGAGTCAGAGCATTTTGTGCTCATACCCTCGTGCTTCATGAATCCCACTCCCTCTTCGTTCTGCATGCACGTGCCATCGTTTTTACATGGTCCTTTTTACCGCTTTACATTGAACATGGTGCCGCACAACTTTTTCTCGCGCATTGTGAGTCGTGTGGCGCACTGTGCCAAGAAAGTTTACCTCGGGCCCGCCACGGCCCGCTGCGTCAAGTTGGAAGATCTGGTGTGGAACCCGAATTCACAAGACGACGGCAAGGGTGGAAACCGCGTAGGCAGTAATGTCAATGGTAGCAGTAACAATACAAAGGGCACTGAACCGTCTGTGGTCGCGACCAACAGTGTATATGTCGTAGGCAGCAGTCAGTTCTGGGAAAACACCATGTGGGTGATAAGCTCACCCGGGAGCCGTGCACTGCTGCGCATGGTGCAACGCTCTCTCTTTGTTACATTTCACGACATGGAGAACAGTGACGAGTTCTACGATGGACTTCGTCATGTCATACGGAACATATTGTATGAAAGCCCCGGTGTAACGTGCCAGGAGAGTATCCTCTGCTTGCGGCGGGCGCTGGAGGATGGAGAGAAGGCCGAAGAAGTGCACGGTGATTTGACTTACTGGAGACATGTGGACGAGAATGTCAACTCCTtagagaaaataaagcagCGTGAAGCCACAGCACTCATGACACCACGCGGCACCACACCGAGGCTATCCATGAAAGGCAGAGCCGGTGGCACTATGGAGATCGAAAGAAGTCGTCAAGGTGGCTCGAGAGCAGGTGTGAAAAATGGTAGTGGTAATAGCGACGAGGAGGACGAACTGAATGATGTTGTTATTCCCTTCGTGCGAAACCATACGGAGCCGATTGACGTTGAGGCAGCCCTCCGACGTGTGTGCTCAGATTCGTTGTTGACTGATAACGCTTTGAATGAGTTGAAGACGGCACTGCAGGCAATGAAAGAGGCTCGAAGCTGCGGGGACCATTCGGGTGAGTGCTGTGCCTTGGACCGCCTTGTTGACGTGCTTGCACAGACGTAG
- a CDS encoding carboxypeptidase, putative (curated by J. Mottram), producing MKAYKELERVFTKLYRYEHFMNLAGWDMQAIMPPNAMEARGAAIAELEVLMHGEITNPKVKTFIEEAEGSVGELNELQRANLREIRRSWEKVNRLPEAFVERKALLTSNSQQLWKKCREENDFAGFLPTFKELVELYREEGKLLAGTTGVHPYEALVDVYEPGMTLKQLDIIFENVKSWLPNLLKEVLEKQKSLNASIVQPKGPFPIAKQETLGRACMKLWKFNFDGGRLDVSAHPFCGNVKEDVRITTSYNENDFAKSLFGVIHETGHAKYEQNLGPVEFTTQPVCRARSLGVHESQSLFAEMQIGLSGAFMNALSPMLVEHFGEQPAFTPTNMKRVLQQVQPSLIRIEADELCYPLHVILRCEIERDLIDRKIEAEDVPRAWNEKMKAYFGLETLGNDKEGCLQDIHWFGGAFGYFPTYLLGAMLAAQLMHTVRRELGENVVEDCLMKADLDVIFAKQKEKIWRHGSSLLTEELIKQATGEPLNPQYHREHLERRYRDDAN from the coding sequence ATGAAGGCATACAAAGAGCTCGAGCGCGTCTTCACTAAACTATACCGCTATGAGCACTTCATGAACCTTGCTGGTTGGGATATGCAAGCCATCATGCCCCCCAATGCAATGGAAGCACGTGGTGCAGCAATTGCGGAATTGGAAGTGCTCATGCACGGAGAGATTACCAACCCCAAAGTGAAGACATTCATTGAGGAAGCGGAGGGCTCTGTGGGGGAACTTAATGAACTTCAACGGGCCAATTTGCGAGAAATCCGCCGAAGTTGGGAGAAGGTCAATCGCCTTCCTGAGGCATTTGTGGAACGTAAGGCCCTCCTAACGTCCAACTCACAACAACTGTGGAAGAAGTGCCGGGAGGAAAATGATTTCGCTGGGTTTCTTCCCACGTTTAAAGAACTCGTCGAGCTGTATCGTGAGGAGGGAAAGCTTCTTGCAGGAACCACCGGCGTGCACCCGTACGAGGCCCTTGTTGACGTCTATGAACCTGGCATGACGCTTAAGCAACTGGACATAATATTCGAAAATGTGAAGTCATGGCTACCCAACCTCTTGAAAGAAGTTTTGGAGAAGCAGAAATCACTTAACGCATCTATTGTGCAACCCAAGGGACCATTCCCTATTGCCAAGCAAGAAACTCTCGGACGTGCGTGCATGAAGTTGTGGAAGTTTAACTTTGATGGCGGCCGACTGGACGTAAGCGCTCACCCATTTTGTGGTAACGTCAAGGAGGATGTGCGCATTACGACCAGCTACAATGAAAACGATTTCGCCAAAAGCCTCTTTGGTGTCATCCACGAAACTGGGCACGCAAAGTACGAACAAAATTTGGGTCCTGTCGAGTTCACCACCCAACCTGTGTGTAGGGCCCGTTCTCTAGGGGTACACGAAAGCCAATCGCTCTTTGCGGAAATGCAAATTGGACTCTCGGGTGCCTTTATGAACGCGCTTTCCCCCATGCTCGTGGAGCACTTTGGCGAGCAACCCGCCTTCACTCCAACAAACATGAAGAGAGTGTTGCAGCAGGTGCAACCAAGCCTTATTCGCATTGAGGCCGATGAGCTCTGCTACCCCCTGCACGTCATCTTGCGTTGTGAGATCGAGCGTGACTTAATCGACCGTAAAATCGAAGCAGAGGATGTTCCTCGTGCATGGAATGAGAAGATGAAGGCCTATTTTGGTCTTGAAACCCTCGGTAATGACAAGGAGGGTTGCTTGCAGGATATTCACTGGTTTGGTGGGGCATTTGGTTACTTCCCCACTTACCTCCTGGGTGCCATGCTTGCGGCGCAGCTGATGCATACCGTACGGCGGGAGCTCGGGGAAAACGTTGTGGAAGACTGCCTCATGAAAGCAGACCTCGACGTAATCTTTGCGAAGCAGAAGGAGAAGATCTGGCGTCATGGAAGTTCTCTCTTAACAGAAGAACTCATCAAGCAAGCCACCGGCGAACCGCTCAATCCGCAATACCACCGGGAGCACTTGGAGCGTCGCTACCGTGACGATgccaactga